In Aquila chrysaetos chrysaetos chromosome 24, bAquChr1.4, whole genome shotgun sequence, the genomic stretch AGATGCTCGCCAGCACCTACTCAGGCACGTATAGAGTTAGCCGGTAGCAGTGGACATTGCTTTGCTTGCAGTTTGTGGTGACCTTGGAGTGACCACAGGGACATGCCGTCCTGGCTGTCGCTGCTGCTGGTACTTGCAGGGCTGAACTGATCGCTCCGACCGGCCGAGGATAAAGTTGCGGGGCCGGTCAGTCCCCACCTCTGTCCCTCTTGCTGGGCATCGGGAAACCTCATCAGAAGTGCGTGTGGGAAGCCACTAATCTTCCTTGCAGCTGGATAAGGTTTAACAAAGTCCCGTGATTAAGTCAAAGTGGGAATATGAGGCCAGATTAGGTTAGCCATGACATCCAAATGACCCCTAAATCCTGAAGCGGGGCTATTCAGTCAGGTAAAACAACAGCCCGGAGTATCGGGAATCATGGTCTGTGGCCAAAGGGGAGAGGGAACACCTTGGCCGGGAGAAGCTCGGGTAACACTGCTCTTTCCCAGGATCCAAACTTGTTTCTTAGAAGCTCTTTATCATTGGAGCTCATTATCAGATATATTAATAGCTCTGTCATTTCACCAGAGAAAGGACACAAACTCCTCTGTGCTTTGTGTCAAAATATTGACACAGGCTGAGCGCAGCGAGACGGAGATTAGATAGGCAGGGATAGCAGGGAAGGGCATTTCTCCTACCCTACGAAATGGGGAGGTTTCTGAGAGCTGAagctgctctggcagcagcgGTGGCAGGAAGGCACAGGCGAAGGCTGACCATGTCCCTGCTGATCTTTGCTCTTCCCTTTGCTCCCTGCAGGATCTGTCCAAGCAAAGGCAGACCCATCGGGATGcgatggaggaggaaggggcgCTGGGGGGGTTTCCTGAGCCGCCACAGGCTCAAAGCGCCGGTCCAACGCCGACAGCTCGGGTGGAAGCAGCAAGGCTCTGCTGGGGTCCGGCCCCAGTGTTGGCGGGGACTGGGGAGGCTGCAAGTGCCCTACGGCAAAGGACAgcggggctgctcctgcccgaCCCCGGGGACCGgacccctgcctgctccctgcaccCTGGGGTGTGTATGTTGGTCACCCCCCGTGGGGGTCAATTCAGATCCGGAGAAAGATTTTGGTCCCGGCGAAATGGAAGCAGGACCACAGCGTGTGGCGGGTGCTCGAAGCAATACACGTTGAAGCGCATGGTGAAGGTGGAGCTGGCCCAGCGCTGCGTCCCCCAGGCAGAGGGGGCTGAGCAGCCTCGAGCTTTCCGTCCAGCTGGGGCTCCTTTGCTGAGAGCTTTGCACAGAAAACCTCCCATGGCTGTCTCAGATTTTTTCCGTGGGAGATGAGGCCACTAGCCAGCGCAGATGAGGCTTCCAGAGTGATGGGGACGTGGGGACAATCACTGTTCCCCGGCAGTGCATGGCAGAGTTTCTGCAGGCAGTGAGTGCCCCGGCGTCACAGTACAAGGCTGAGCAGCGTCCTCGGGGTAGCAGATGCCAGGATGAGTCCTCAGCGACCTGGCAGGGACTGGCAGGCTGGTAGCACCTTCCCAGGGGAGGAAAGGGTCTCCTGCGACTAAAAATCCCCTGCAAATGAGTGCCAAACTACATGCTCCCCTGGATCTCTCCAGTCTGGGAATGACCAGCATCACTCAAAGCATATGGGAGACATCACCTCTAACGCACCAGATGTGTGACCTGAGCACCCTTGGTGTCACTCCGACACAGATGATAAACTGCAGCAAATCAAAGCAAATCCATCTTTTGGAGATGGTTGAGTGGTTGTGACTGGGCAGGTAAAGGCCAGTTACGTCTTTCAGGGCTACTATAGTGAGCAGTTTCTAGCCCCCATCTCAGCTTCTTTGGGGGGTATTAGCAGAGCTGGAGGGCAGAAGGGGCAGGATGACAAAAGAACAAATGTCTGGAAAGAGACATGGTTTTGGGGGTACGTGCTGGTACCCAGGAGGCTTGGAGCTGGGCTGAAAACCCACCCCTGCTGTTTCCTGCTAGCTGTGTTGAGGGAATTGGATATAACACAGTCTGTAGATTTGGATGGAAGAAATACTGCTGGCCCGTGGCACTTCCTTGGCTGCCTGGATGGGTCAAAAGAGGAACGCCAGCATCACAAATTTCCATTTGCTATAAAGGGtgtgttttgcctttgttttctggaaagGTCAAGCTGGTGCTGAAGGCAAGAGGAAAATACTCTGACTTCTTGAtaacagcattttgctttttatcagaTGCCACATATTTGGTCTCGGTATCAGCGGTACTGGCCAATCTGTTAGTGCCCGAACAACTGCGTAAAGAGGCAAAATCAGGGCGGCTGCGGTGATTAAACACACCGCAAGCGTTAGTGTTGGGTGGGTGCAGCAATAGAGCAAAGGGGTGTCGGGAGCAAGGGGCTGTGCACAGCTCCTGCCTATATATACCCTGCCCTGGCCGAGGTAGCGCAGGAACGGCCATGGACTCACCGGCACCCAGAGCCATGAGGTGGCTGGTACtagccctgctctgcctccagctcGGGGAGGGGATAGTGAGGTGAGCCCTGGGGCCGGGATGGGTGCGAGGGTGCAGGGTCTGGCCACAGAGCGGGGCTCGTCCTCAGCACATGGGGGTGCGCGTGTGGATGGGGCCCCCCCCGGCCACTCAGCATCTCTCGGTGCCGTCTCCATCCCGTGCAGGATCCCCCTGAGGAAAAGCAAGTCGGTGGGGGAGTTGATGAGAGAGAAGGGGGTGCCGGAGGGTGTCCTGAAGGGCCTCAAAGGGGACCCCGGTAGGAAATACCAGTTCAGCGATGCCGTGGCTTACGAAACGCTAACAAACTACCTGAACGTAAGTAttaaagcttttccttcctcctctgagcCACCTGGCTCTGGTTTTTGGGGATGCcctcctgctttcctggcaGCCTGCGGGATGCTCTGCAGCGGGCGGCTCGGCTCCCTCCCCGCTCACAGGCGGAGGGGCTGCGCTGGGCATGGGCAGGAGTTTTGCCGTCTTTGTAGCCCGGCTCTGAGGGCTGGGTGATGTTGGGAGACgaaggcaggaggcagcacGTCTTAACCTGAATTGATTTCCCatctcagaaaaagcagagtttgaTGGTTATAGGGCAGATCTACTACTCCTGGCCTTGCTGCTGACTTTCTTACATTGTAGGCAAATTGTTGCCCCTTTCTCTGCTTTAGCTGCCCTGGATGCACTCAAGGACTACCTTACTACTATGACTCCTTAACAGTCTAGGTTTCTCAGCTGGCAGAGGGCAGAGAGCTGAGAACTCTCATTCAAAATACCAGGCAGAAACAGAAATCCACCAATGCTCTCGTTTACAGTCCTTCTACTTTGGCGAGATCAGCATCGGGACCCCTCCGCAAAATTTCCTGGTGATCTTTGACACCGGCTCTGCCAACCTGTGGGTGCCCTCCACCTACTGCCAGGATCCAGCCTGCGGTGAGCATCCCTCGGGGGacacagcagtgctggggggctgggggtccccacCTCTCAGCGCTCTCGGACATCCCTTGCATGCTGCGGGCTGGAGCTATGACGGGGAAATCAGGGAGAGCCGATGGGGTTTGGCGTTTGATCTCTGCTCGGTGGCACCGACGGGGCTGATTTTGGATGACCCCTTCCCCGTGAAGCCCTTTGCTGGGGATTTCTGCCCTTGTGGGGACGGGGATGCTGAACCAAGGGCAGGATCTGACCTGGGGGCTGTGACCTTCTCTCTGTGCAGTGAATCATAACAGGTTCAACAGCAGCCAGTCGTCCACATTCTCGGACATCGGTGTGACCTACACCCTCAGATATGGGTTTGGTGACGTGTCGGTGGTGTTGGGGTACGACACCGTGACAGTAAGTGACTTCTGATGTGTTGGTGAGTTGCTGCAATCAGGGAAAGAAGTGATTCCAGTTGTGATCATTCCAATTCAGTTAAAAATTAGAGGGTGGCTGAAAGTACCTTCTTATTTTGGATAGTAGTGCCTGAATCTCCCATGTTGAGTTTATGGTGTGTCAGTATAAATTTACTTGGAGACTGGGATACAAAACCAAACTCAGTTCAAGTCCTCTGGGCTTTTTATCACTGCTTTGGTCTAAGGGATGTCTTTGGCCATAggtgtttgctttttatgcTGATGGCTGAGCTTTGTCATTACAGGACGTAAGAAAAGTTCTGTTGTGAGACTTGCACGTGGTGGAAGTGCGATTTTAAACTAATTTAACTGAGGCAAACAGTTTTTGTGggtatttttatgaaatattaagGGTGATGGGACAAAGACTATGAGCTAGGCTGCTCCCAACTCCATCTCCCAGCTGTGATGgggaagagctcagcacctctcAGTGCAGATTTACCTTTGTGAACTTCCTGGCcacccctgcctctccccagaAACTCCCTGGTGGGATATTGCTGTCAAGGGGGATGTCCAAAACATTGGCATCTCCCAGcatctttcctctccctctagATCCAGAACATCATTGTCAGGAACCAGGAGTTCGGCCTGACCCTGGATGAGCCCAGCAGCCCCTTTTACTACCTGGACTTTGATGGGATTTTGGGCATGGCTTACCCGGCCATCGCCATCAGCGGTTACAACACGCTGATCCAGAACATGatgcagcagagccagctcaCCGAATCCATCTTCAGCTTCTATTTCTCACGGTGAGACCTTTGACAGCGGGTCTCTCTCTTGCATAGACACAGCCTGGATCCACCCTTTTCTTCAGTCACTCTCCATCCACATGATCTCCCCACGCACCTGTATGCTACACCGCTCTCTACTGAGCAGCCTGCCTGATTTGGGGTTTAATTTTGTGTCTTTCCAGCAACCCGACATATAGTTACGGCGGGGAAGTCATCCTTGGAGGGATTGACCCCCAGCTGTACTCCGGGGAGATTACGTGGGCTCCTGTGGTCGAGGAAGTGTACTGGAAGATCGGTATCGAGGAGTAAGTGCTGCACCGCAGCTCGGAGCGGGTTTTGGAGAGGGGGAGCCTTTTCTGATGCCTTTTTTGCTGCCCTCTCCAGGTTCGCCATCGGGTCGTCAGCCACCGGCTGGTGCAGCCAAGGCTGTCACGGCATTGTGGACACTGGGACGTTCCTGCTGACCATCCCAGGACAATACATGTCAGCCTTCCTGCAGGCGCTGGGTGTGGAGGAGAATGAGGACGGGGTAGGTGGGAAGGATGCCCTGCACACACAAGGGGCTGGTGCCGTGGGACGAGAACACATCTGGGTGGTAATGTGAGCTATGGGGGGCTCCCAGCATCTCTGGAGCAAAGCATCTCACCTGAGACAACACTGCAGTGGTGTATCTCCCCTTGCAGtggtgtaaaataaaaataattcttccaaACATCAGAACCCAAggtcagcacagccctgccgcAGTCAGAGCTGCGCTGACCCTTAGGGAGCATGGCTGTGATTACAGCTGGAGGAAGGATGGTGCCCAGCCCGGGGGTCCTGACCCCTCTGTCcatctttgcttcttttgcagTTCGTCGTCAACTGCAACTACGTCCCGAGCATGCCCAGCCTCTCGTTTGTCATCAGCGGAACCCAGTTAGTGCTGCCTCCCTCGGTCTACGTCTTAAACGTAAGTGTGATTTTACCATTCCCAGCAGGCGTTTGCCATCCTAGGGCAGTTTTGCCCAGGAGAAAGTCAGAGTTTCTTTTCAAGCGCAGAGGCTTCCAGCAGCCTGAGTGCCATATTTCCCAGCACCCAATTTCACGGTGCTTTTGCATGCCTGCATGTGACTGTAAGGAGGGTCTAATCCTGCTCCCAGCCAAAGCAGCCATGAAGGCACGGGCAGCACAAATTCCCCGCGCTACTCACTGGCACTGAAATTTGCTCCTTTTCCCCTGACAGAACAACGGCGTCTGCACCGTCGCAGTCGAGAGCACATACGTGTCGTCTTCCAGCGGCCAGCCGCTCTGGATCCTCGGCAACATCTTCCTTCGGCAGTATTACTCCATCTTTGACATAGCCAACAACAGAGTTGGCTTTGCCCTGTCAGCCTAGGGATGCTGAGCATCACCCGTGGGATAATTTGTCCCTGCAACACCTTATCCTCCCTTGGACCCCTGTGGTGATGAGTAGTATCCAAATCTTCTGTAGTAAATAAAGGGCTGCAAATCTAACTGCCTCGTGTCTCATCTGGCTGCGGCTGAGCAGAATCTGGCTCAGCTCTTCCTGATAAAACAACAGAATCTGAGTTCATGGTCAAGGTTTCCAGGCACTGCATGGGCTTTCAGATGTGCACGGAGCCTTTGAATTTGCAGGAATGACAAATTTGGGGTCACCTTTTTGATTGGGACCTGGAtccctgctggggctggctgggaaaCCGGGATGACCAGGAGAAATTCAGGCTGCACCGTGTGCTCAGCTGTGGCTCAGGGaccccagggctgagctggtgTGGTTGCTGGAGGCTTCAGAAACCAGTTTCAAGCAGGATGTGCAGAAACAAGGAGCTGTGTGTGAACAGCTCTCGGTTCATTAGGTTTGGGGGAATTGCCCACAcgtatttgcaaataaattagGGATTAAAAAGTGTCATGCAAGGACACTCAGGCTGAGGAAAATGCCCTGCTTTTGTTCTCGAGGGGTAAATCTCTTCATTGCTGCAGCCTCAAAGGATGGGCgatgaaaaggaaggaggtgGCGTGCCTGGGACACGGATGCGACCACAGCTTGGGGTGTCTGGACCCCCTCaagaggagctgctggatgCAGCGTCAGACAGATCGGGCCAGCGCCGGGTGCCCAGACCGGACCCAAGAGGCTGGTCCTCAAGGTCCAGCACGAGGCAATGCACGGGAGATGCAGCGCTGAAGGGCCCACCGCCCGTTGTCTGACACCCGTCTCCCAGTCAGATGACAGTCACCCCGCTGGGGCATGTGACTGCCCGTTAAATCTGCTGTTTCCAGCCAAATCTGCCATGGCGGGTCCCGCAGAGCGGGGAGTTCCCAGCCACGGAGAGAGAAATGCCATCCTGCTGCCAGGGGCGGCCCGGTGGCAGGGTCCCACCGTGCCCTGGGGACTCGGGGTGCAGCGGGGTTTGCTGCCTCCGGCTGGGCAGGGTCCCCAGCGCTCCGTCCCGCTGCCGCCCCCAATCCCCGGAGAGTTCATCTCCCACGAAAAGCTCCACGCTCCCCACCCAGTTTGCCGTGGCAGCTGCCAGACCCCGAGGGTCCCGTCTGGAGGGGGCCAAGCATCCCCGTTCCTCGAGCCGGCACACGCTGCTAATGCTCCCCCACCACCCTGCACGTCTCCAGGTCGCTGCTAACCCTCCGCGGCCGCAACAAGCCTCTGACACCCGTGCAAGGGACTGCGTGATCCCTCTGCAAGGAGTGGCAAAGCCCTGGTGCAAGGAGCTGCACGATCCTGGTGGAAGGAGCTGTATGACCCTGGCACAGGGAACCGCATGACCCCGGTGCAAGGAGCTGCACGACTCGGGTGTGAGGGGCTCCATGACCCCAGTGCAAGGGGCTCCGAAATCCCCGTGCAAGGCGCTGCACAACCCGGGTGCAAGGAGCTGCACAATGGCTGTGCAAGGGGCTGCACAACCCGGGTGCAAGGGGCTGCACAACCGCAGTGCAAGGCACTGCATGACCCCAGTGCAAGGCACTTCATGACTCGGGTGTGAGGGGCTCCATGACCCCAGTGCAAGGGGCTGCACAACGCCTGTGCGAGGGGCTCCGAAACCCTGGTGCAAGGCGCTGCACGACCCCGCTGCAAGCGGCTGCACAATGCCTGTGCAGGGCGGTGCATGACACCAGTGCAAGGGGCTGCACAACCCCGATGCAAGGAGCTGCGCAATGCCTGTGCAGGGCAGTGCACAACTCCAGTGCAAGGGGCTGCATGACCCCAGTGCAAGGGGCTGCACAATGCCTGTGCAGGGCGGTGCACGACCCCGGTGCAAGGGGCTGCACAACGGCTGTGCAAGGCGCTGCACGACCCCAGTGCAAGGGGCTGCACAACCCCAATGCAAGGAGCTGCACAATGCCTGTGCAGGGCAGTGCATGACGCCAGTGCAAGGGGCTGCACAACGGCTGTGCAAGGCGCTGCACGACCCCGGTGCAAGGCGCTGCACGACCCGGGCCCAGCCCTGCCTTCacccccgccccggcacccccccTCTTGGCCCGCTCCGGGGGAGGAAATCACCTAACCCACACTTCTGCCGTGGCCGAGGCGGGGGACTACAAGTCCCGGCAGGCGCGGGGAGCCCTGCCCCGCTCCGGACTACAGCTCCCGGCGTgccgcggagcggagcgggccgggccgagccgcgccgagccgggccgggcgggcgggcagtGCTGCCCTCCCTCGGCGCGGGAGCAGCGGGGCCGAGCCGGGCCGAGTGGAGCCGAACCGGGCCGAGTGGCGCCGaaccgagccgagccgggccgaaccgagccgagcggagccgaagccgagccgagcggagccgaaCCGAGCCGAGCGCAGCCGAACCGAGCCACTTTGTTTCCTTCGGCGTTCGCCTCCGCTCCGCAGCCGCCGGGTGAGtgcagcggggcggggggggcagccgTGCAGCGGGGGCCCCCTCGGGTCGGAGCCCGGCTTTTGGGGGTGTTGGGGTGGGTGttgggtgccccccccccccgctcctgccccaATCCCGGGGCGCTTTGAACTCGCAGCCGCGGggttgtttctattttttttttttcctcctcttttgctGTAAATAATAACGAGTctccccgcgcccccccccccccccccccgccgcccccgggagCGGCCCCCGCTTACAGGAGGCTCCAGCCGGGGCTATGGCTGCTCCCGGCGCTGCCGGGCTTGAGGCGCAGGCTTGGGGTCGTGGGGGGGTCCTTAGGGGTGCCCCCCCCCGAAAGGCCGGGGGTCCCAGGGGCTGCGAGCCCTCCGGCAACCGGAGGGGATTTGCCCGGGTCGCCTTTACCGGcgtaacacccccccccccccgccccgtttaTCCCCCAcgtggggaaactgaggcacggatGCTCCGGCCCTCGGTGCTGACACCCGCAGCGCTGGGTTTGCTCGGGGGTTTTcgtgcacccccccccccccccgggacagGGTGCAAATCCCTCCCGGCCTGGGGGGCAGGAGAATGGGTGTCCCCCCTAAGTCCCCCCCCCACGAGCTggctgccccccagccctgctgtttTGGGGGTCTGCAAAAGGCAGGGGAAGAGTTGGGGTATCCCATGGCATACAGCTTTTAGGGGATCACCAAGatgacccccccccacccccgcagCCTGCAATTTGCtcttctggagcagcaggagtttGGCGGGGGCGTAGGAGGGGGCTGCGCTTAACCTACGGCCACCGATTAATTATATTCATGAATTAATTGCGAAGCAGGAAGGATTACGACAGCCCTCATACCCATGTCCTCTAAAGCTGCAGTGAGTCAGATGATGGGgaaatttccttaaaaaaaagaaaaagagagaaaatatggtGGTTATTGTTGTGCTGTTCtaagataaataaataagccCATGCAGGTCCGGGGACAAGCAGGGCCTGTTTCCAGGAATCGCAGCGCTTCTGCGCGTTCCCGGCCCTTGGGGCGTGGGGGGagttagtgatttttttttttatataacagCAGAGTGTGGAGCAGACAGCGAAGGTGTGGAgtttaggggatttttttttttttcttcccccccccccttccctttaGTTTCCCCTGCCATGTTTGCTTGGCTTCATGCACGGCTGCTCCTGCGTCCggaggagggagcggggctggtTTTTCCCTGCTGCGGGTGCCGGTGGCAGCTGAGCCTGCGCTTACCTGCTGCCGGGGAATCCGGCAGGGATAACCGTGCCGGAACCAACGGGCCTTTGGGAATTGGGCTGCTGAAGTTGAGAAACCACCAGAATTAGGGTCTAGGGGTGGGTGCCGATGGCCGCGGTGGGCGACTGCGAGTGGCACGTGCTGGGGAGGAAAGCCGGCCGTGTTTTCCGAGGGATGCCGGGTTTGCCTCCCGAGGGATGCTGGCTTTGCCTCCTGCCCTTATCAGTAGGAAACCGCTCCGGGGTGGGGCTGGCTACAACTCCAGCATCCGGGTGTTTGGGGATGGAGGTTGTGATTCCAGCCAggtctttatttctttttccacgCTCCAACGGCGCCGAGTTTACGGCACGTGTGTTCCTGgttccccccctgccctgccccactGCCTTTTGCCGTGACGAGGTTTCCCCGTTTGCTGGTTTTCGGTGGTGctgtggggaaagggaagagccCTGCGTGCGTGAGCGACAAAGTGATGAATCATCGGAGCAGGGGGGACATTTTCAGGGCTGAGGGTGGGGTGGCCGTGGAGCCcgagcagcacagccctgcgGGGAAAGAAACAGCCACTGCAGAGAAATGGGGTTGGGGAGGCCATGCcgggggtgccccccccccaaaagcacGTGTACTGGGGGTAGAAACACCCTTCTGGGTCGCCGTGGCTTTCCCCGTGTCGTGGGGTGCTgtgggggggtgctggggtctTGATGTTGTGATGGCACGGCGGGGGATCTCAGCCCTGGATCGtcatttctccctcttttcctggGGGGTTGCAGATGGATGGTGGGGAGGGACGGAGCTTTCCAGGCACGGCACATCCCCATCACCTCTGGGCTCTGTCCCTGGGGGCACCTGgagtttgtggtttggttttttgggggggggggggggggggggcggggagacACACCTCCAGCTGCACCCACCAAAAAGGAGCCATTTCGTAACTGCCCTGCACGGGGTTATCCCGCTCCCCGGGCAAAGAGGAACCGGGCCGAGGGGAAGCGACTCGCCAGGGTTGAAGGAGCACAGCGGTGTCCCCG encodes the following:
- the LOC115335173 gene encoding pepsin B-like produces the protein MDSPAPRAMRWLVLALLCLQLGEGIVRIPLRKSKSVGELMREKGVPEGVLKGLKGDPGRKYQFSDAVAYETLTNYLNSFYFGEISIGTPPQNFLVIFDTGSANLWVPSTYCQDPACVNHNRFNSSQSSTFSDIGVTYTLRYGFGDVSVVLGYDTVTIQNIIVRNQEFGLTLDEPSSPFYYLDFDGILGMAYPAIAISGYNTLIQNMMQQSQLTESIFSFYFSRNPTYSYGGEVILGGIDPQLYSGEITWAPVVEEVYWKIGIEEFAIGSSATGWCSQGCHGIVDTGTFLLTIPGQYMSAFLQALGVEENEDGFVVNCNYVPSMPSLSFVISGTQLVLPPSVYVLNNNGVCTVAVESTYVSSSSGQPLWILGNIFLRQYYSIFDIANNRVGFALSA